A stretch of Lathyrus oleraceus cultivar Zhongwan6 chromosome 6, CAAS_Psat_ZW6_1.0, whole genome shotgun sequence DNA encodes these proteins:
- the LOC127095644 gene encoding uncharacterized protein LOC127095644 encodes MGPPPDCLPPWYNPNAHCPFHEGAPGHDLEGCYALKHRVRKLIDSKILSFKDMGLNVKNNHLPPHGDPVVNAIEDASAGVMVEKVEDVKTPLAAFHARLVEAGMINIFSVTKNEDVLVIEPCFNLPEPVEIPYYSGGVVKENSLSSPIEICMPVPFPYESTKAVDKVVEGLADVEVIEVVSEDVTNIVGMSRITRSGGIYTPEFNMTPQGPAKESTVATPAKEPEVVPSEDDVEFLKLIKRSDYKVVDQLHQTPSKISILSQLLNSQAHKEALLKVLAQAHVTQSITVDQFDGVVANITACNTLSFSGEELLEDGQNHNRSLHILVKCKDDAFARVLVDTGSSLNVMPKRTLAKLSYQGLAMKPSALVVKAFDGSKRNVIGEGQSPPLYIKK; translated from the exons ATGGGACCTCCACCTGATTGTCTTCCTCCATGGTATAACCCTAATGCACACTGTCCTTTTCATGAAGGTGCCCCCGGGCATGACCTAGAGGGTTGCTATGCTTTGAAGCATAGGGTTCGTAAGCTGATTGACAGCAAGATCTTGTCTTTTAAAGATATGGGACTGAATGTGAAGAACAATCATCTTCCTCCCCATGGAGATCCCGTAGTGAACGCCATTGAAGATGCCTCTGCTGGTGTTATGGTTGAGAAGGTGGAGGATGTCAAGACTCCTTTGGCAGCGTTCCATGCCCGGTTGGTGGAAGCTGGCATGATTAAT ATATTCAGCGTTACGAAGAATGAAGATGTGTTGGTAATTGAACCTTGCTTCAATTTACCCGAACCAGTTGAAATCCCATATTACAGTGGTGGAGTGGTTAAGGAAAATAGTCTGTCGTCGCCTATTGAGATATGTATGCCCGTGCCTTTTCCATATGAGAGCACCAAGGCTGTGGACAAGGTTGTTGAAGGACTTGCAGACGTTGAAGTGATAGAAGTTGTGAGTGAGGACGTCACCAATATTGTCGGGATGAGCAGAATCACCCGTAGTGGTGGAATCTATACACCTGAATTCAACATGACTCCTCAAGGGCCGGCCAAGGAATCTACAGTTGCAACTCCTGCTAAAGAACCCGAAGTGGTCCCATCTGAGGATGATGTTGAATTCTTGAAGTTGATCAAGAGAAGTGACTACAAAGTGGTGGATCAGCTGCATCAAACACCATCTAAGATCTCTATTTTGTCTCAGTTATTGAACTCCCAAGCCCACAAGGAGGCTTTGTTGAAGGTGCTTGCCCAAGCTCATGTAACGCAAAGCATAACAGTAGACCAGTTTGATGGGGTGGTTGCGAACATCACAGCCTGCAATACTTTGAGTTTCAGTGGAGAGGAATTACTTGAGGATGGACAAAATCACAATCGTTCTCTCCATATCTTAGTAaaatgcaaagatgatgcttttGCAAGAGTCTTGGTTGATACAGGATCTTCTCTGAATGTTATGCCAAAGAGAACACTCGCtaagttatcttatcaaggacTAGCTATGAAACCTAGTGCcttggtagtgaaagcttttgacGGTTCCAAGAGAAACGTGATTGGAGAG ggGCAATCACCTCCACTTTACatcaaaaaatga